A stretch of Coriobacteriia bacterium DNA encodes these proteins:
- a CDS encoding N-acetylmannosamine-6-phosphate 2-epimerase has translation MNQLIASLKGKLIVSCQAYMGEPLRHPETMAQMARACELGGAAAIRCQGLADIAAIKGRVEVPVIGLWKEGHEGVYITPSLRHALACVNAGCDIVALDATDRPRPSGETFEQIVAGLRERTDALIMADCATIEDIRRGVAAGCDLVSTTLSHGVAAIDCAMADGPDLPLLRQACEEFPGFPVVCEGRVHSPADAKDALDAGAWSVVVGTAITHPTSITSWFAAAMA, from the coding sequence ATGAACCAGCTCATCGCATCGCTCAAGGGCAAGCTCATCGTGAGCTGCCAGGCCTACATGGGCGAGCCCCTGCGCCACCCCGAGACGATGGCCCAGATGGCGCGCGCCTGCGAGCTTGGCGGCGCCGCGGCCATCCGCTGCCAGGGCCTGGCCGACATCGCCGCCATCAAGGGCCGCGTCGAGGTGCCCGTCATCGGCCTGTGGAAGGAGGGTCACGAAGGCGTCTACATCACGCCGTCCCTGCGCCACGCCCTTGCTTGCGTGAACGCCGGCTGCGACATCGTGGCCCTCGACGCGACGGACCGCCCGCGTCCCAGCGGAGAGACGTTCGAGCAGATCGTCGCCGGGCTGCGCGAGCGCACCGACGCACTCATCATGGCGGACTGCGCGACGATCGAGGACATCCGTCGCGGCGTCGCGGCGGGCTGCGACCTCGTGTCGACGACGCTGTCGCACGGCGTGGCCGCCATCGACTGCGCGATGGCCGACGGCCCCGACCTGCCCCTGCTGCGCCAGGCATGCGAGGAGTTCCCCGGCTTCCCCGTCGTGTGCGAGGGCCGCGTCCACAGCCCCGCAGACGCCAAGGACGCCCTGGACGCCGGAGCTTGGTCGGTCGTCGTCGGCACGGCCATCACCCATCCCACGAGCATCACGAGCTGGTTCGCCGCCGCCATGGCGTAG
- a CDS encoding ROK family protein produces MQTDVSTRPAAQQEGKAANAVFESPFAVVALDVGGTKIGGAIVRYENRQATPTVLLNRAIPTEAKRGGAAVTQTICDVARGLLADVASCPELDGCPVIGVGVGTAGRVDAQTGTIAYANDIMPGWMGQPLGDRLKDACKLPVAVMNDVQAHGLGEARHGAAAGSHTCIMVAVGTGLGGTLVFEGRIMGGAHGFAGELGCSLHPMAGNVSCEGGITGRLESIASGSGIERCYRAGGGEALSGPEISARAAEGERLARRVIEQAGFSLGESIISWANIFDPDLVVISGSVCKSGPLWREALRKGMEAQMTSAVSGLRVVDASLGANAPLLGAAENLLDRLEERHTRRAGLRK; encoded by the coding sequence ATGCAGACAGACGTCTCAACCCGTCCTGCGGCACAGCAGGAAGGGAAGGCCGCGAACGCCGTTTTCGAGTCCCCCTTTGCCGTCGTGGCGCTCGATGTGGGCGGAACGAAGATCGGCGGCGCCATCGTGCGCTACGAAAACCGCCAAGCCACGCCCACGGTTCTGCTGAACCGCGCCATTCCCACGGAAGCGAAGCGCGGGGGCGCCGCAGTGACGCAGACGATCTGCGACGTCGCGCGCGGTCTGCTCGCCGATGTCGCAAGCTGCCCCGAGCTCGACGGCTGTCCCGTCATCGGCGTGGGCGTCGGCACGGCGGGGCGCGTGGACGCTCAGACGGGCACCATCGCCTACGCCAACGACATCATGCCTGGCTGGATGGGCCAGCCACTCGGCGACCGTCTCAAGGACGCCTGCAAGCTGCCTGTCGCCGTTATGAACGACGTGCAGGCGCACGGCCTGGGAGAGGCACGCCATGGCGCCGCAGCCGGCTCGCACACGTGCATCATGGTCGCCGTGGGCACGGGGCTGGGCGGCACGCTCGTGTTCGAGGGCCGCATCATGGGCGGCGCGCACGGCTTCGCGGGCGAGCTCGGCTGCTCGCTGCACCCCATGGCCGGCAACGTCTCGTGCGAGGGCGGCATCACGGGACGCCTCGAGTCCATCGCCTCGGGCAGCGGCATAGAGCGTTGCTACCGAGCAGGCGGCGGCGAGGCTCTGAGCGGCCCGGAGATCTCCGCACGCGCCGCGGAAGGGGAGCGCCTGGCGCGGCGCGTCATCGAACAGGCTGGCTTCAGCCTGGGCGAGAGCATCATCTCGTGGGCCAACATCTTCGACCCCGACCTCGTCGTCATCTCCGGCTCCGTGTGCAAGTCGGGCCCGCTGTGGCGCGAGGCTCTGCGCAAGGGCATGGAGGCGCAGATGACGAGCGCCGTGAGCGGCCTGCGCGTCGTTGACGCCAGTCTTGGGGCAAACGCCCCGCTGCTCGGCGCGGCGGAGAACCTGCTCGACAGGCTTGAGGAGCGCCACACACGCCGCGCAGGCCTTCGCAAATAG
- a CDS encoding dihydrodipicolinate synthase family protein — translation MDIKDIKGVIPPVVIPLTQERTLDLTAFARSIDRMIDAGVNGLFFLGSSGEVAFLTDAQRQHVLSEAVSIVRGRVPVLAGIIDMETLRVIDQAKRAEALGVDGLVATAPFYALGGPKETERHFRAIRENTSLPLFAYDLPVCVHTKLDPTMLVRLGKDGVLQGVKDSSGDDVSFRWLILENEDAGHPLQLLTGHEVCVDGAYLAGADGSVPGLGNVDPYSYVAQWNAFQAGDWAEVKRIQDHLARLMSVTRVVKATVGFGAGVGAFKTAMWQMGLFNTNQMREPVQPLKGDDVAAIVEVLKKEGLMDKDAPIRE, via the coding sequence ATGGACATCAAGGACATCAAAGGCGTCATCCCGCCGGTCGTCATCCCGCTGACGCAGGAGCGCACGCTCGACCTCACGGCGTTCGCCCGCTCCATCGACCGCATGATCGACGCGGGCGTCAACGGCCTGTTCTTCCTCGGCTCGAGCGGCGAGGTCGCCTTCCTGACCGACGCCCAGCGTCAGCACGTGCTCTCCGAGGCCGTCTCCATCGTGCGCGGCCGCGTGCCCGTCCTGGCCGGCATCATCGACATGGAGACGCTGCGTGTCATCGACCAGGCCAAGCGCGCCGAGGCCCTGGGCGTTGATGGCCTCGTCGCCACGGCGCCGTTCTACGCGCTCGGTGGCCCCAAGGAGACGGAGCGTCACTTCCGCGCCATCCGCGAGAACACGTCTCTTCCGCTGTTTGCCTACGATCTTCCCGTGTGCGTCCACACGAAGCTCGACCCGACGATGCTCGTGCGCCTCGGCAAGGACGGCGTCCTGCAGGGCGTCAAGGACTCCTCGGGCGACGACGTGTCGTTCCGCTGGCTCATCCTCGAGAACGAGGACGCCGGCCACCCGCTGCAGCTGCTGACGGGCCACGAGGTCTGCGTCGACGGCGCCTACCTCGCCGGCGCCGACGGCTCGGTGCCCGGCCTGGGCAACGTCGACCCGTACAGCTACGTCGCTCAGTGGAACGCGTTCCAGGCTGGTGACTGGGCCGAGGTCAAGCGCATCCAGGACCACCTGGCACGTCTGATGTCCGTCACGCGCGTCGTCAAGGCCACCGTTGGCTTCGGCGCCGGCGTTGGCGCGTTCAAGACGGCCATGTGGCAGATGGGCCTGTTCAACACGAACCAGATGCGCGAGCCCGTCCAGCCGCTCAAGGGCGACGACGTCGCCGCCATCGTCGAGGTGCTCAAGAAAGAGGGCCTCATGGACAAGGACGCGCCCATCCGCGAGTAG
- a CDS encoding ABC transporter ATP-binding protein, protein MGDKDTPIIFLDDVRVTFKTRTGSLLHPNKVQAVQGLTLKLMPGETIGIVGESGCGKSTTANVMCGLQKPTSGKVYFEGKDVTNRTAEQRRIIGRVISVVFQDPATALNARMTIHDQLLDPMLVHKVGDKESREKRIYELIQMVGLPTSVMGALPGQLSGGQRQRVAIARALALKPAAIIADEPTSALDVSVRAQILNLLMDLKRELGLSMVFISHDIQTVRYISDRIIVMNKGKAVEQGTSEQVFNNPKDDYTKLLLGAAPSLLYPDLGR, encoded by the coding sequence ATGGGCGACAAGGATACGCCCATCATCTTCCTCGACGACGTCCGCGTGACGTTCAAGACGCGCACCGGCTCTCTGCTGCACCCCAACAAGGTGCAGGCCGTCCAGGGCCTCACGCTCAAGCTCATGCCCGGCGAGACCATCGGCATCGTCGGCGAGTCCGGCTGCGGCAAGTCCACGACGGCCAACGTCATGTGCGGCCTGCAGAAGCCCACGAGCGGCAAGGTGTACTTTGAGGGCAAGGACGTCACGAACCGCACGGCAGAGCAGCGCCGTATCATCGGCCGCGTCATCTCCGTCGTGTTCCAGGACCCGGCCACGGCCCTCAACGCCCGCATGACGATCCACGACCAGCTGCTCGACCCCATGCTCGTCCACAAGGTGGGCGACAAGGAGTCGCGTGAGAAGCGCATCTACGAGCTCATCCAGATGGTCGGCCTGCCGACGTCGGTCATGGGCGCGCTGCCCGGCCAGCTCTCGGGCGGCCAGCGCCAGCGCGTCGCCATCGCCCGTGCCCTGGCGCTCAAGCCCGCGGCCATCATCGCCGACGAGCCGACGAGCGCCCTCGACGTGTCGGTGCGCGCGCAGATCCTTAACCTGCTCATGGACCTCAAACGTGAGCTTGGTCTGTCGATGGTGTTCATCAGCCACGACATCCAGACGGTGCGCTATATTTCCGACCGCATCATCGTCATGAACAAGGGCAAGGCTGTCGAGCAGGGCACGTCCGAGCAGGTCTTCAACAACCCGAAGGACGACTACACCAAGCTGCTGCTGGGTGCTGCCCCCTCGCTGCTCTACCCCGACCTGGGCCGCTAG
- a CDS encoding dipeptide/oligopeptide/nickel ABC transporter permease/ATP-binding protein, which translates to MVKLREGLTAKMEANAGGKVRFRRWKSMSVGARISLIVLVLVVLVAVFANVLAPYDPLEIHQSYQPPSSEFLFGTDDKGRDVLSRMMYGARYSLVIGLGATGFALVLGAIIGSLAAVSRKGVSEVIMRLLDILMSFPGIALAATFVVVFGNSLPSLIFAIGILYVPQIARIVRANVVSEYGQDYVRAVIVSGARAPWILWKHVMRNCIAPVLVFTIVLVADAIVFEASLSFISAGIPEPTPTWGNILASARQGVLFGRWWQALFPGLAIIITVLSLNVLSEGITDAMAAAPKAPVKPSDSDLSGDREADRLVADPTLAYKAQNEALAQRLAQLKTVELKRHDRFPAHTDVPPILEVKDLCIKFPRHGDVNVVDHLSFVVRPRQTMGLVGESGCGKSITSLAIMGLLDPKAQISGEILYDGKNLLEMSEKELNALRGREIAMVYQDALSSLNPSMLIKAQMKQLTKRGGTRSAEELLELVGLDPKRTLDSYPHELSGGQRQRVLIAMALTRDPKVIIADEPTTALDVTVQKQVIDLLNKLQKELGFAMVFVSHDLALVAEVANSITVMYAGQVVEQGPVRELLTNPIHEYTRGLLGSVLSIEAGGARLHQIPGSVPSPADFPAGDRFTPRSSHPDKVSPIRPKLKRVKGTDHYYAELPDSELKRLGIPPYITTGEEA; encoded by the coding sequence ATGGTTAAACTACGTGAAGGCCTCACCGCAAAGATGGAGGCAAACGCCGGCGGCAAGGTGCGCTTCCGTCGCTGGAAGAGCATGAGCGTCGGCGCCCGCATCTCGCTGATCGTTCTCGTGCTCGTCGTGCTCGTCGCCGTGTTCGCAAACGTTCTCGCGCCCTACGACCCGCTCGAGATCCACCAGTCCTACCAGCCGCCGTCGAGCGAGTTCTTGTTCGGCACGGATGACAAGGGCCGCGACGTCCTGTCGCGCATGATGTACGGCGCGCGCTACTCGCTCGTCATCGGCCTGGGCGCCACGGGCTTCGCGCTCGTGCTCGGCGCCATCATCGGCTCGCTGGCGGCCGTGAGCCGCAAGGGCGTGTCCGAGGTCATCATGCGCCTGCTTGACATCCTCATGTCGTTCCCGGGCATCGCCCTGGCCGCGACGTTCGTCGTCGTGTTCGGCAACTCACTGCCCTCGCTCATCTTCGCCATCGGCATCCTGTACGTGCCGCAGATCGCGCGCATCGTGCGCGCCAACGTCGTGAGCGAGTACGGCCAGGACTACGTGCGCGCCGTCATCGTCTCCGGTGCCCGCGCCCCGTGGATCCTGTGGAAGCACGTCATGCGCAACTGCATCGCGCCGGTGCTCGTGTTCACGATCGTGCTCGTGGCTGACGCCATCGTGTTCGAGGCCTCGCTCTCGTTCATCTCGGCCGGCATCCCCGAGCCGACGCCCACGTGGGGCAACATCCTCGCATCGGCGCGCCAGGGCGTGCTGTTCGGCCGCTGGTGGCAGGCGCTGTTCCCCGGCCTTGCCATCATCATCACCGTTCTGAGCCTCAACGTGCTGTCCGAGGGCATCACCGACGCCATGGCAGCCGCGCCCAAGGCCCCCGTCAAGCCGAGCGACTCCGATCTCTCCGGTGACCGTGAGGCCGACCGCCTCGTCGCCGACCCGACGCTGGCCTACAAGGCCCAGAACGAGGCGCTGGCCCAGAGGCTCGCACAGCTCAAGACCGTCGAGCTCAAGCGGCACGATCGCTTCCCGGCGCACACGGACGTGCCTCCCATCCTCGAGGTAAAGGACCTGTGCATCAAGTTCCCGCGCCACGGTGACGTCAACGTCGTCGACCACCTGAGCTTCGTCGTGCGCCCGCGGCAGACCATGGGCCTCGTCGGTGAGTCCGGCTGCGGCAAGTCCATCACGTCGCTTGCCATCATGGGCCTGCTCGACCCCAAGGCGCAGATCTCCGGCGAGATCCTCTACGACGGCAAGAACCTGCTCGAGATGAGCGAGAAGGAGCTCAACGCCCTGCGCGGTCGCGAGATCGCCATGGTGTACCAGGACGCCCTGTCGTCGCTCAACCCGTCCATGCTCATCAAGGCGCAGATGAAGCAGCTCACGAAGCGCGGCGGCACGCGCAGCGCCGAGGAGCTGCTCGAGCTCGTGGGCCTCGACCCCAAGCGCACGCTCGACTCCTACCCGCACGAGCTGTCCGGTGGCCAGCGCCAGCGCGTGCTCATCGCCATGGCCCTGACGCGCGACCCGAAGGTCATCATCGCCGACGAGCCGACGACGGCCCTGGACGTCACCGTGCAGAAGCAGGTCATCGACCTTCTGAACAAGCTGCAGAAGGAGCTCGGCTTCGCCATGGTGTTCGTGAGCCACGACCTCGCCCTCGTCGCGGAGGTCGCCAACTCCATCACCGTCATGTACGCCGGCCAGGTCGTCGAGCAGGGCCCCGTCCGGGAGCTGCTCACGAACCCGATCCACGAGTACACGCGCGGCCTGCTCGGCTCGGTGCTCTCCATCGAGGCCGGCGGCGCCCGCCTGCACCAGATTCCCGGCTCTGTACCCTCGCCGGCGGACTTCCCTGCGGGCGACCGCTTCACGCCGCGCTCGAGCCACCCCGACAAGGTGTCGCCCATCAGGCCGAAGCTCAAGCGCGTCAAGGGGACGGACCACTACTACGCCGAGCTGCCCGACAGTGAGCTGAAGCGCCTCGGCATCCCGCCGTACATCACCACCGGGGAGGAGGCGTAA
- a CDS encoding ABC transporter permease, producing MSNLLRLIGRRLIALPIMILGVTLLVFFLMALSPVDQAYSALGESASQAAVEEYRESHGLNDPLIVQYINYMGGLFHGDLGAYGASQKSVGEAIAAALPITLQLTFLGLIIAVVFAVILGVISALYRDRWPDQVIRVFSIAAIAMPSFWLAVLLILLFTANLHVLPASGALPALMDDPVGWIRRMAMPAIALAVPVTGQLTRVIRTSMVEELDKDYVRTARGFGIPMGVVVARNVLRNALITPVTVLGLRIGYLIGGAVVIEVIFALPGMGMQIVNGIQAGYTLLVQGVVLVVAITFIIINIIVDMLYILIDPRIRTV from the coding sequence ATGAGCAACCTCTTGCGTCTGATAGGTCGACGGCTTATCGCGCTGCCCATCATGATCTTGGGCGTGACCTTGCTCGTGTTCTTCCTCATGGCGCTGTCACCCGTAGACCAGGCGTACTCCGCCCTGGGCGAAAGCGCCTCGCAGGCCGCGGTCGAGGAGTACCGCGAGTCCCACGGGTTGAACGATCCGCTCATCGTGCAGTACATCAACTACATGGGCGGCCTGTTCCACGGCGACCTGGGCGCGTATGGCGCGAGCCAGAAGTCCGTAGGCGAGGCCATCGCGGCGGCGCTGCCCATCACGCTGCAGTTGACGTTCCTCGGCCTCATCATCGCCGTCGTGTTCGCCGTCATACTCGGCGTCATCTCGGCCCTGTATCGCGACCGCTGGCCTGACCAGGTCATCCGCGTGTTCAGCATCGCGGCCATCGCCATGCCCTCGTTCTGGCTGGCGGTCCTGCTCATCCTGCTGTTCACGGCCAACCTGCACGTGCTGCCCGCCTCCGGTGCCCTTCCCGCCCTCATGGACGACCCAGTCGGCTGGATCCGCCGCATGGCCATGCCGGCCATCGCCCTCGCCGTGCCCGTGACCGGCCAGCTCACGCGCGTCATCCGCACGTCCATGGTCGAGGAGCTCGACAAGGACTACGTGCGCACGGCCCGCGGCTTCGGCATCCCCATGGGCGTCGTCGTCGCCCGCAACGTGCTGCGCAACGCGCTCATCACGCCTGTTACCGTCCTCGGCCTGCGCATCGGCTACCTCATCGGCGGTGCCGTCGTCATCGAGGTCATCTTCGCACTGCCGGGCATGGGCATGCAGATCGTCAACGGCATCCAGGCCGGCTACACGCTGCTCGTCCAGGGCGTCGTGCTCGTCGTCGCCATCACGTTCATCATCATCAACATCATCGTGGATATGCTCTATATCCTGATCGATCCGCGAATCAGGACGGTGTAG
- a CDS encoding SGNH/GDSL hydrolase family protein, whose product MPRTISIFGDSISTFEGCNPEGFAVFFTPERAAASGLAGPSDTWWALLADALGETVIANGAYSGSMVEGAGFPAGWSPERIAAVTGEGGSAPDDIVVFLGINDYGWAGARNQAAGRSAAMPPETDLASIPPAVAGMASADAIDGFAQAYDLMLESLHAAYPNATIWCCTLVPGRLAGEDHPTFAWSLRGVGLTAYNEVIGQAAARHGAHLADACALGLDYEAIDGTHPTARGMRQLAGMFLAGMAAAGSAQAARALNLDEVSGESQARQALVADERWGFSDAGGAEAWASRDWCPGRACVGCPWAKGTGNAWYCVCTRPRSGF is encoded by the coding sequence ATGCCGCGCACCATCTCGATATTCGGCGATTCCATCAGCACGTTCGAGGGATGCAACCCCGAGGGCTTCGCCGTGTTCTTCACGCCGGAGCGCGCCGCGGCAAGCGGGCTGGCGGGCCCCTCCGACACGTGGTGGGCGCTGCTTGCCGACGCATTAGGCGAGACGGTGATCGCAAACGGCGCCTATTCGGGCAGCATGGTGGAGGGGGCGGGCTTCCCGGCCGGTTGGAGTCCCGAGCGCATAGCAGCCGTGACGGGGGAGGGTGGCTCAGCGCCCGACGACATCGTCGTCTTCCTCGGCATAAACGACTACGGCTGGGCTGGAGCGCGCAACCAGGCCGCCGGCCGCAGCGCCGCCATGCCTCCCGAAACCGACCTCGCGAGCATCCCTCCCGCCGTAGCCGGCATGGCGTCCGCCGACGCGATCGACGGCTTCGCCCAGGCATACGACCTCATGCTCGAGAGCCTGCACGCTGCGTACCCGAACGCGACGATCTGGTGCTGCACGCTCGTGCCCGGTCGCCTGGCAGGGGAGGATCACCCAACGTTCGCATGGAGCCTGCGCGGCGTGGGACTTACCGCCTACAACGAGGTCATCGGTCAGGCGGCGGCGCGCCATGGCGCCCATCTCGCTGATGCCTGCGCCCTGGGCCTGGATTACGAGGCCATAGACGGAACGCACCCCACGGCGCGTGGCATGCGCCAGCTTGCCGGCATGTTCCTCGCCGGCATGGCAGCAGCGGGATCAGCCCAGGCCGCCCGTGCGCTGAACCTCGACGAGGTATCCGGCGAGTCGCAGGCACGGCAGGCCCTTGTCGCCGACGAACGCTGGGGCTTCTCCGACGCGGGAGGCGCCGAGGCGTGGGCGTCGCGCGACTGGTGCCCGGGACGTGCGTGTGTGGGGTGTCCCTGGGCAAAGGGGACCGGAAACGCCTGGTACTGCGTCTGTACACGGCCCCGTTCGGGTTTCTAG
- a CDS encoding ABC transporter substrate-binding protein has protein sequence MSDLSLSRRSFVAATAATAGLALLAKGGFEATPARARQGAGTLTGTCAYQSTNYSPIGCSSALMLGATWHVFEGLYEIDVHDYTTYTALAAGDPEKVSDTEYHVALRDGAKFSDGTDVTADDVVNAFEVNMANETYGAFLSFIDSVKAEDEKTVCFTLKYAFESLLKARLAVVKVFPKSITPENLAVTPIGSGPWMYTDIQGEDGGHIDFEPNPNYNGPKPAKAASMHWDVQLDGTARSTALMEGTAQVMEAVPDANAEALTGFGATVDYAPGFNLPFLMFNTKKAPFDDVRVRQAFFYAIDIEKLISNVMNGHAHAVKSFLPESFANYHEASTVYTYDPEKAKSLLKEAGQESINVTLLCNNNWVSDLSAQIKNDLDAVGINTTLQTEAIQWASLAESDDILPYDVMLTPGDPSCFGNDPDLLMTWWYGDNVWTQGRSCWKGTEEWTQLQDLLQQARVATGDDQQNLWNQCFDLLSEQVPLYPLFHRDLATGYRPELIDGFKPIATTGLVFLDCSVKQA, from the coding sequence ATGAGCGATCTTTCGCTGTCCCGCCGCTCGTTCGTTGCCGCTACCGCCGCCACGGCCGGCCTTGCCCTGCTCGCCAAGGGTGGCTTCGAGGCCACACCCGCACGTGCCCGTCAGGGTGCCGGCACCCTGACGGGCACGTGCGCCTACCAGAGCACGAACTATTCGCCCATCGGCTGCAGCTCGGCCCTGATGCTCGGTGCCACCTGGCACGTGTTCGAGGGTCTGTACGAGATCGACGTCCACGACTACACGACGTATACCGCCCTGGCCGCCGGCGACCCCGAGAAGGTCTCCGACACCGAGTACCACGTTGCCCTGCGTGACGGCGCCAAGTTCTCGGACGGCACGGATGTCACCGCTGACGACGTCGTCAACGCCTTCGAGGTCAACATGGCCAACGAGACGTACGGCGCCTTCCTGTCGTTCATCGACAGCGTCAAGGCCGAGGACGAGAAGACGGTCTGCTTCACGCTGAAGTACGCGTTCGAGAGCCTGCTCAAGGCGCGTCTCGCCGTCGTGAAGGTCTTCCCGAAGTCCATCACGCCCGAGAACCTCGCCGTGACCCCCATCGGCTCCGGCCCCTGGATGTACACCGACATTCAGGGCGAGGACGGCGGCCACATCGACTTCGAGCCTAACCCCAACTACAACGGCCCCAAGCCCGCCAAGGCCGCCAGCATGCACTGGGACGTGCAGCTTGACGGCACGGCCCGCTCCACGGCCCTCATGGAGGGCACGGCTCAGGTCATGGAGGCCGTGCCGGACGCCAACGCCGAGGCCCTGACCGGCTTTGGCGCCACGGTCGATTACGCCCCCGGCTTCAACCTGCCGTTCCTCATGTTCAACACGAAGAAGGCTCCGTTTGACGACGTCCGCGTCCGTCAGGCGTTCTTCTATGCCATCGACATCGAGAAGCTCATCTCCAACGTCATGAACGGCCACGCACACGCCGTGAAGAGCTTCCTGCCCGAGAGCTTCGCCAACTACCACGAGGCCTCGACGGTGTACACCTACGACCCCGAGAAGGCCAAGAGCCTGCTCAAGGAGGCCGGCCAGGAGTCCATCAACGTCACGCTGCTGTGCAACAACAACTGGGTTTCCGACCTGTCCGCCCAGATCAAGAACGACCTGGACGCCGTGGGCATCAACACGACGCTGCAGACCGAGGCCATCCAGTGGGCCTCTCTCGCCGAGTCCGACGACATCCTGCCCTACGACGTCATGCTGACGCCCGGCGACCCGAGCTGCTTCGGCAACGACCCCGACCTGCTCATGACCTGGTGGTACGGCGACAACGTGTGGACGCAGGGCCGCTCCTGCTGGAAGGGCACCGAGGAGTGGACGCAGCTGCAGGATCTGCTGCAGCAGGCGCGCGTCGCCACGGGTGACGACCAGCAGAACCTGTGGAACCAGTGCTTCGACCTGCTGTCCGAGCAGGTGCCGCTCTACCCGCTGTTCCACCGCGACCTGGCCACGGGCTATCGCCCCGAGCTCATCGACGGCTTCAAGCCGATCGCCACGACGGGCCTCGTGTTCCTGGACTGCAGCGTCAAGCAGGCCTAG